The proteins below come from a single Natrinema sp. SYSU A 869 genomic window:
- a CDS encoding AAA family ATPase, with protein MSFGEEHRDQWETLSEGDVVVLHSRAEPSDEALSQQPNGILGVGILGSTFEKDEPWWRDEHERGESYPLIATFDQLFLTGSIDDIDTPRSITEKTPSEIDRESAALTTDLLPITRANSICNDVADTEFPVQSLHAIFRTDDGAIDYERPVALIDAIADELKAVPTVNVHKSYQGSIQTDPLDGLYFPGDQGERILEQITTALQSGKHVLLTGPPGTGKTEIARRVCTSLAKSHPYLYSDFEMTTATADWSTFDTVGGYMPNESETSGDDLAFTPGIVLNRLKNNQTDAQSNELLIIDELNRADIDKAFGQLFTVLSGQSVQLPYTKNGREIEVTTINDSSGSLADHQYLVPNSWRIFATMNTYDKTSLYEMSYAFMRRFAFIRVPAPELPEDRADEEQLEEMVYDYADAWGLNLNRPEAMAIGRVWRETNNAVEERAIGPAIIEDILRYINQHPEDELEYHLTQAVISYVFPQLEGVPKRRKIVQEIAAVGEIDEALLERAAREMLQVSVVENE; from the coding sequence GTGTCGTTCGGAGAAGAACATCGTGACCAGTGGGAAACCCTCTCGGAAGGCGACGTCGTTGTTCTCCATTCTCGTGCGGAGCCATCGGACGAGGCTCTCAGTCAACAGCCGAACGGCATACTCGGAGTCGGAATTCTCGGAAGTACGTTCGAGAAAGACGAACCGTGGTGGCGGGACGAACACGAACGTGGAGAGTCGTATCCGCTGATCGCGACGTTCGATCAGCTCTTCCTCACCGGTTCGATCGACGATATCGATACGCCTCGATCGATCACCGAAAAAACGCCATCGGAAATCGACCGAGAGTCCGCTGCACTGACCACGGATCTCCTCCCGATTACACGAGCCAACAGTATCTGTAACGATGTGGCTGATACCGAATTCCCGGTCCAGTCACTGCACGCGATCTTTCGAACTGACGACGGTGCAATCGATTACGAACGGCCAGTGGCGCTCATCGATGCGATTGCGGACGAATTGAAAGCAGTTCCGACGGTCAACGTTCACAAATCGTATCAAGGATCGATTCAGACCGACCCACTCGACGGTCTCTACTTTCCAGGCGATCAGGGAGAGCGGATTCTCGAGCAGATCACGACAGCCCTGCAATCCGGCAAACATGTCCTCCTGACTGGACCGCCAGGAACCGGGAAGACGGAGATCGCCCGTCGAGTCTGCACCTCACTTGCGAAAAGTCATCCATATCTCTACTCTGATTTCGAAATGACGACGGCGACTGCTGACTGGTCGACGTTCGATACGGTCGGCGGATACATGCCAAACGAATCCGAAACCAGCGGTGACGACCTTGCGTTCACACCGGGGATCGTCCTCAATCGCCTCAAAAACAACCAGACGGATGCTCAGTCGAACGAGTTACTCATCATCGATGAACTGAATCGTGCCGACATTGACAAAGCGTTCGGCCAGCTTTTCACAGTCCTCTCGGGGCAGTCGGTTCAGCTTCCGTATACGAAAAACGGCCGTGAGATCGAGGTGACGACGATCAACGACAGTTCCGGTTCCCTGGCAGACCACCAGTATCTCGTTCCGAATTCGTGGCGGATCTTCGCGACGATGAACACCTACGACAAGACATCGCTCTACGAGATGAGTTACGCGTTTATGCGTCGGTTCGCATTTATCCGCGTTCCTGCCCCTGAACTTCCCGAGGACCGAGCAGACGAAGAACAGTTAGAGGAGATGGTCTACGATTACGCGGATGCGTGGGGCCTCAATCTCAATCGCCCCGAAGCGATGGCTATCGGTCGCGTCTGGCGGGAGACGAACAACGCAGTGGAGGAACGGGCGATCGGTCCTGCGATCATCGAGGATATCCTCCGATACATCAATCAGCATCCCGAAGACGAACTCGAGTATCATCTCACGCAAGCAGTCATCAGCTACGTGTTCCCACAACTCGAGGGCGTTCCGAAGCGTCGAAAGATCGTTCAAGAGATAGCCGCTGTCGGAGAAATCGACGAAGCGCTGCTCGAACGTGCGGCACGAGAGATGCTTCAGGTGAGCGTTGTAGAGAATGAATAA
- the mct gene encoding succinyl-CoA:mesaconate CoA-transferase, whose product MGALSNLRVLDLTQVLAGPYCTMLLADMGADVVKIERPGGDMIRSNPPFVDDPEAEAYGGYFQSVNRGKRSIELNLGDDEDRADFLSLVEEADIVVENYRSGTMEKYDLGYETLTEYNPEIIYSSIRGFGDPRTGETDRQGQPSFDLIAQALGGVMETTGQPDGPPTKTGPGVGDLFTATLNCIGILAAVNHREQTGEGQYVDTAMYDSMLSFTERAVYQQSYTGEAPTRRGNSHPTLFPYNAFETADGYAVIAAFNNNHWAELCAVMDREDLAESYPTTAERLENRAALREELADWAIELTNDELVGSLEGRVPAAPVQTTEEIFEDDHVRARDMLVPVEQPGADRDVEIAGNPIKMSETEPKPRGRAPLLDEHREEILDEEAETTADD is encoded by the coding sequence ATGGGTGCACTCTCGAACCTTCGCGTGCTGGATCTGACCCAGGTGCTGGCTGGGCCGTATTGCACGATGTTGCTCGCGGACATGGGCGCAGACGTGGTCAAAATCGAGCGGCCGGGCGGCGACATGATCCGGTCGAACCCGCCGTTCGTCGACGACCCCGAGGCGGAAGCCTACGGCGGCTACTTCCAGAGCGTCAACCGCGGTAAGCGCAGCATCGAGCTAAACCTCGGCGACGACGAGGACCGCGCGGACTTCCTCTCACTGGTCGAGGAGGCCGACATCGTCGTCGAGAACTACCGCTCGGGGACGATGGAGAAGTACGATCTAGGCTACGAGACGCTTACAGAGTACAATCCGGAGATCATCTACTCCTCGATTCGGGGCTTCGGCGATCCGCGAACGGGTGAAACAGATCGGCAGGGCCAGCCCTCCTTCGACCTCATCGCGCAGGCACTCGGCGGCGTCATGGAGACCACCGGCCAGCCCGACGGCCCGCCGACCAAGACCGGCCCCGGCGTCGGCGACCTCTTCACCGCGACGCTGAACTGCATCGGGATTCTGGCAGCGGTCAACCACCGCGAACAGACCGGTGAGGGCCAGTACGTCGACACCGCCATGTACGACTCGATGCTCAGCTTCACCGAACGAGCCGTCTACCAGCAGTCCTACACCGGCGAGGCTCCCACCCGCCGGGGCAACTCCCACCCGACGCTGTTTCCCTACAACGCCTTCGAGACCGCCGACGGCTACGCCGTCATCGCCGCGTTCAACAACAACCACTGGGCCGAACTCTGTGCCGTGATGGACCGCGAGGACCTCGCCGAGTCGTACCCCACAACTGCAGAGCGCCTCGAGAACCGCGCGGCGCTTCGCGAGGAACTGGCCGACTGGGCGATCGAGTTGACGAACGACGAACTCGTCGGAAGCCTCGAGGGCCGGGTCCCAGCCGCGCCCGTCCAGACCACCGAAGAGATCTTCGAAGACGACCACGTCCGCGCCCGGGACATGCTCGTGCCGGTCGAACAGCCCGGTGCCGACAGAGACGTCGAGATCGCGGGCAACCCGATCAAGATGAGCGAGACCGAACCGAAGCCCCGCGGTCGCGCGCCGCTGCTGGATGAACACCGCGAGGAGATTCTGGACGAGGAAGCAGAGACGACGGCCGACGACTGA
- the glmS gene encoding methylaspartate mutase subunit S — MVLDTMSQTVVLGVIGSDAHVVGITILEQAFSAAGFDVVNLGVQTSQEEFAEAAVAHDASAVLVSSLYGHAEQDCQGFHSVLEDAGVDAVSYIGGNLAVGQDDFEQTRQTFRELGFDRVFDSETDPEDAIAALREDLRISPTESERATISS; from the coding sequence ATGGTTCTGGATACGATGTCCCAAACGGTCGTCCTCGGCGTGATCGGCTCGGATGCCCACGTCGTTGGCATCACAATCTTAGAGCAAGCCTTCAGCGCAGCCGGCTTTGATGTCGTGAACCTCGGCGTTCAGACCTCCCAGGAGGAGTTCGCCGAGGCCGCGGTAGCCCACGATGCGAGCGCTGTACTGGTCTCGTCGCTCTACGGCCATGCCGAGCAGGACTGCCAGGGATTCCACAGCGTCCTCGAGGACGCGGGCGTCGACGCGGTCAGCTATATCGGCGGCAACCTCGCCGTCGGCCAGGACGACTTCGAGCAGACCCGGCAGACGTTCCGGGAGCTCGGGTTCGACCGCGTCTTCGATTCCGAAACCGATCCCGAGGACGCGATCGCCGCGCTCCGTGAGGATCTCCGGATCTCACCGACGGAGTCGGAACGGGCGACTATCAGTTCGTAG
- a CDS encoding methylaspartate mutase subunit E, whose amino-acid sequence MIRDERIPSDELRRIDEEIRSNWPTGADVDFEDAIEYHESLPDHKRFADVLESADKPLLQPRAGVPRLDDQIELSQYLLEEGKADLIPTTIDSYTRDNEYEKAQQGLDKALETGDDTLNGFPAVNHGVDGCRELIDTVDAPIEVRHGTPDARLLAAITFAGGFQSFEGGPISYNIPYTKRHGLEETIEKWQFVDRLAGAYTERGVRINREPFGPLTGTLVPPSIAIAIMIVEGKLAATQGVRSITLGYGQVGNIVQDVAALNALKKLGNEYLPDEVVVTTVFHEWMGGFPPDEARANGVISLGGMTAAIAQPDKVITKSPQEFQGVPTMEANSAGLRTTRQVIDMAIEQQIDIDGIEEEQDLIERETRCLMDTIFEHGDGDVVQGTLKAFDSGALDVPFAPSDSAAGAVLPARDDDGRVRIFEWANLEMDDDIKEIHKARLSQRATTEGRDQSFRMVADDVDAISDGKLIGRPQGDV is encoded by the coding sequence ATGATACGAGACGAACGCATTCCATCCGACGAGCTACGGCGTATCGACGAGGAAATTCGGTCGAATTGGCCGACAGGCGCGGACGTCGACTTCGAGGACGCCATCGAGTACCACGAGTCGCTGCCGGACCACAAGCGATTCGCGGACGTCCTCGAGTCGGCCGACAAGCCTCTCCTCCAGCCCCGAGCCGGCGTGCCGCGGCTCGACGATCAGATCGAACTCTCACAGTACCTTCTTGAGGAGGGGAAGGCGGATCTCATTCCGACCACTATCGACTCGTACACGCGCGATAACGAGTACGAGAAGGCCCAGCAGGGGCTGGACAAAGCCCTCGAGACGGGCGACGATACCTTGAACGGCTTCCCGGCCGTCAACCACGGGGTCGACGGCTGCCGGGAACTGATCGACACGGTCGACGCGCCGATCGAGGTCCGTCACGGCACGCCGGACGCTCGGCTGCTCGCGGCGATCACCTTCGCCGGCGGCTTCCAGAGCTTCGAGGGCGGGCCGATCTCCTACAACATCCCGTACACGAAACGTCACGGACTCGAGGAGACCATCGAAAAGTGGCAGTTCGTCGACCGCCTCGCGGGGGCCTACACCGAACGCGGTGTGCGAATCAACCGCGAGCCGTTCGGCCCGCTGACCGGGACGCTCGTCCCGCCGTCGATCGCGATCGCGATCATGATCGTCGAGGGGAAACTCGCCGCGACCCAGGGCGTTCGCTCGATCACGCTCGGCTACGGCCAGGTCGGCAACATCGTGCAGGACGTCGCCGCGCTGAACGCGCTCAAGAAGTTGGGCAACGAGTATCTGCCCGACGAGGTCGTCGTCACCACCGTCTTCCACGAGTGGATGGGCGGCTTCCCGCCGGACGAGGCGCGGGCCAACGGCGTCATCAGCCTCGGTGGCATGACCGCCGCCATCGCCCAGCCGGACAAGGTCATCACCAAGTCGCCCCAGGAGTTCCAGGGGGTGCCGACCATGGAGGCCAACTCGGCTGGTCTGCGCACGACGCGGCAGGTCATCGACATGGCCATCGAACAGCAGATCGACATCGATGGCATCGAGGAGGAACAGGACCTCATCGAGCGCGAGACCCGGTGTCTGATGGACACCATCTTCGAGCACGGCGACGGCGACGTCGTTCAGGGGACGCTCAAGGCCTTCGATTCGGGCGCACTCGACGTTCCGTTCGCACCCAGCGACAGCGCGGCAGGTGCTGTCTTGCCCGCACGGGACGACGACGGTCGCGTCCGCATCTTCGAGTGGGCCAACCTCGAGATGGACGACGACATCAAGGAAATTCACAAGGCTCGACTCTCGCAACGTGCCACGACTGAGGGCCGCGACCAGTCGTTCCGGATGGTCGCGGACGACGTCGACGCGATCAGCGACGGCAAACTCATCGGCCGACCACAGGGTGACGTCTAA
- a CDS encoding methylaspartate ammonia-lyase encodes MEITGIHATPGYSGFFFDDQRAIKQGAEHDGFTYEGEPVTDGFDEIRQAGETIIVDVELADSTVVRGDCAAVQYSGAGGRDPLFQAEAYAPVIEGPVADELEGRDATDFLTNAELLEEMEVDGDRLHTAIRYGVSQALLAAAAEAENTTRTDVMADALGTEPATEPVPVFGQSGDDRYNNTEKMFVKGVPVLPHALINSVEKIGANGETLLEYVEWLTERSQELGPDGYEPWFHIDVYGMIGEIFGAPYDRDEVVDYFAALEEAAAPYSVQIEGPMDVGDRADQIDAMVELREGLAAAGVDVDIVADEWCNTFADVRAFVDAEAADLVQVKTPDLGGVHRSGQAVRYCEGTGTRAYLGGTCNETETSARACAHVALATDAAQVLAKPGMGFDEGYMIVENEMRRTIARRERDRKQTETDEVTGDD; translated from the coding sequence ATGGAAATTACAGGAATACACGCCACGCCCGGCTACTCCGGGTTCTTCTTCGACGACCAGCGCGCGATCAAGCAGGGAGCAGAGCACGATGGCTTCACCTACGAGGGCGAGCCCGTCACCGACGGTTTCGACGAGATTCGCCAGGCCGGCGAGACGATCATCGTCGACGTCGAACTCGCCGACAGTACCGTGGTGCGCGGCGATTGCGCCGCGGTCCAGTACTCCGGTGCCGGCGGGCGCGACCCGCTGTTTCAGGCCGAGGCGTACGCCCCCGTCATCGAGGGCCCCGTCGCCGACGAACTCGAGGGACGGGATGCCACCGACTTCCTCACCAACGCGGAACTGCTCGAGGAGATGGAGGTGGACGGCGACCGGCTCCACACAGCGATCCGGTACGGCGTTTCGCAGGCGCTACTGGCCGCCGCCGCAGAAGCCGAGAACACGACGCGCACGGACGTGATGGCCGACGCGCTCGGCACCGAGCCCGCGACGGAGCCGGTGCCCGTCTTCGGGCAGTCCGGCGACGACCGCTACAATAATACGGAAAAGATGTTCGTCAAGGGCGTCCCCGTCCTGCCTCACGCGCTCATCAACAGCGTCGAGAAGATCGGCGCAAATGGCGAGACGCTGCTCGAGTACGTCGAGTGGCTCACCGAACGATCCCAAGAACTGGGCCCTGACGGCTACGAGCCCTGGTTCCACATCGATGTCTACGGAATGATTGGGGAAATCTTCGGCGCACCCTACGACCGCGACGAAGTAGTCGACTACTTCGCCGCGCTCGAGGAAGCCGCAGCCCCCTACTCGGTCCAGATCGAGGGGCCGATGGACGTCGGAGACCGTGCGGATCAGATCGATGCGATGGTCGAACTCCGCGAGGGGCTCGCCGCGGCGGGCGTCGACGTCGACATCGTGGCCGACGAGTGGTGTAACACCTTCGCGGACGTGCGGGCGTTCGTCGACGCCGAAGCGGCGGACCTCGTGCAGGTCAAGACGCCCGACCTCGGCGGCGTCCACCGCAGCGGACAGGCGGTCCGCTACTGCGAGGGGACCGGAACCCGCGCCTACCTCGGCGGCACCTGCAACGAGACCGAAACCTCCGCGCGGGCCTGCGCTCACGTCGCGCTCGCGACTGACGCCGCACAGGTGCTTGCAAAGCCCGGGATGGGCTTCGACGAGGGATACATGATCGTCGAAAACGAGATGCGGCGGACGATCGCCCGACGGGAGCGGGACCGCAAGCAGACCGAGACTGACGAGGTGACTGGAGATGACTGA